The Agromyces mariniharenae genome includes a window with the following:
- a CDS encoding MFS transporter, whose protein sequence is MSVTESARVRAPRLPWPGLLLLAAGVFLSITIEMLPTGLLPEMSEGLGVAEPFVGLLVSVFAFTVVVTSTPLTALTSRMPRHGLLVLVLAVLGLTTLASAFVPEYWMLASVRVVGGVAHGLFWAIVAAYASRLVPEDQIGRAISVTLGGGTLALVAGVPATTVLGQVIGWRPVFAIVAGLTLVGALAVWRFLPPVAAEAGATAARFRRGDAALGPVLLVCAVTAATMLGQYAVFTYVAPLITDVVGLEPGAVGPLLFVYGVTGAIGLVIAGSPLARRPTAAIVTAMGVAAAALIVLGLAPGVVPSLIAFAVWGLAFGAVPPLLQTRLLQATPPRQRDAASALYTTAFNVGIGGGALVGAVLFERIGVQGLPLLYAVVLMLVAVVLVGATRRAARMRQPRSSVAVETGPVRASTA, encoded by the coding sequence ATGTCCGTCACCGAATCCGCGCGCGTGCGCGCACCCCGACTGCCCTGGCCGGGCCTCCTGCTGCTGGCCGCGGGCGTCTTCCTGTCCATCACCATCGAGATGCTGCCCACGGGCCTCCTGCCCGAGATGAGCGAGGGCCTCGGCGTCGCCGAGCCGTTCGTCGGGCTGCTCGTCTCGGTCTTCGCCTTCACGGTCGTCGTCACGTCGACGCCGCTCACGGCCCTCACGAGCCGGATGCCGCGGCACGGCCTGCTCGTGCTCGTGCTCGCGGTGCTCGGGCTCACCACGCTCGCGTCCGCGTTCGTGCCCGAGTACTGGATGCTCGCGTCCGTGCGCGTCGTCGGCGGCGTGGCGCACGGCCTGTTCTGGGCGATCGTGGCCGCCTACGCGTCGCGCCTCGTGCCCGAGGACCAGATCGGTCGCGCGATCTCGGTCACGCTCGGCGGCGGCACGCTCGCCCTGGTCGCCGGCGTGCCGGCCACCACCGTGCTCGGCCAGGTCATCGGCTGGCGACCCGTCTTCGCCATCGTCGCCGGGCTGACGCTCGTCGGCGCGCTCGCCGTGTGGCGGTTCCTGCCGCCGGTGGCCGCCGAGGCAGGTGCGACCGCCGCGCGCTTCCGCCGTGGCGACGCCGCGCTCGGGCCCGTGCTGCTCGTGTGCGCCGTGACCGCGGCCACCATGCTGGGCCAGTACGCGGTGTTCACCTACGTCGCGCCGCTCATCACCGATGTCGTCGGCCTCGAGCCCGGCGCGGTCGGCCCGCTCCTCTTCGTCTACGGCGTGACCGGCGCGATCGGCCTCGTGATCGCCGGCTCGCCGCTCGCCCGGCGCCCGACCGCGGCGATCGTGACCGCCATGGGGGTCGCCGCGGCCGCACTCATCGTGCTCGGGCTCGCGCCCGGCGTCGTGCCCTCGCTCATCGCCTTCGCGGTGTGGGGGCTCGCGTTCGGTGCGGTGCCGCCGCTCCTGCAGACGCGCCTGCTCCAGGCGACGCCGCCGCGCCAGCGGGATGCCGCGAGCGCGCTGTACACGACGGCGTTCAACGTCGGCATCGGCGGCGGCGCGCTCGTGGGCGCCGTGCTCTTCGAGCGGATCGGCGTGCAGGGCCTGCCGCTGCTCTACGCCGTGGTCCTGATGCTCGTCGCGGTCGTGCTCGTCGGAGCGACCCGCCGCGCCGCCCGCATGCGTCAGCCGCGCTCGAGCGTCGCCGTCGAGACGGGGCCCGTGCGGGCGTCGACCGCGTAG
- a CDS encoding sigma-70 family RNA polymerase sigma factor gives MPPLRTDLSDGALIERTRRGDRAAYGELWQRHAPSARTVARSFSSLDPDDLVAESFTRIYDAILAGRGPTGAFRPYLFTTVRNTAASWGRSRHETTLDTLESFEDPATSESATLDALDRSTTAQAFRSLPTRWQEVLWYTEVEGMQPAQVAPLVGMSANATAALAYRAREGLRQAWIQAHLRNAEEPECRWTIDRLGGYTRGRLRTRDTARLEAHLDDCARCTIVAAEAREVGSRLALVLLPLAAGVGGATAYSAWLSQGAPVAHVALGAAGLPPVLVGHVAAGSGAGSAAGAGSAGAGAGAGAASTGSAGGASAGAATAAAAGTTGANGVAIGAGIGAVALAAAAVTAAVVLPSLATADQAPAAIVAQAEPDSDAPPIELPGGPVPPTPLPAPPGIPDAPATGDADGEGTDVAPPAAPTSPSVPGPTPAPGPTPTPTPTPTPEPEPVDDTAAAPAFTADTAGGLVDPLLSGTAEPGAAVTVTSGDGRTWSTTAGASGTWSVVADALPAGATELTAAQVDVAGNASAASDPVVVELSSPSLELRPSGPIVWHLTFGGAASADVQVLVDGAPAATVTLDGNGSVRYIGFGFITAESLVEVRYAVDARTGPVSTATLERG, from the coding sequence GTGCCACCCCTGCGCACCGACCTGTCCGACGGCGCGCTCATCGAGCGCACGCGCCGCGGCGACCGTGCCGCCTACGGCGAGCTCTGGCAGCGCCACGCACCGTCGGCGCGCACCGTGGCCCGCTCGTTCAGCTCGCTCGACCCCGACGACCTCGTCGCCGAATCGTTCACGCGCATCTACGACGCGATCCTCGCGGGGCGCGGCCCGACCGGCGCCTTCCGGCCCTACCTCTTCACGACCGTGCGCAACACGGCTGCGAGCTGGGGGCGGTCCCGGCACGAGACGACCCTCGACACGCTCGAGTCCTTCGAGGACCCCGCGACGAGCGAGTCCGCGACCCTCGACGCGCTCGACCGGTCGACGACGGCGCAGGCGTTCCGCTCGCTGCCCACGCGCTGGCAGGAGGTGCTCTGGTACACCGAGGTCGAGGGCATGCAGCCCGCCCAGGTCGCACCGCTCGTGGGCATGAGCGCGAACGCCACGGCGGCACTCGCCTACCGCGCCCGCGAGGGGCTGCGGCAGGCGTGGATCCAGGCGCACCTGCGCAACGCCGAGGAACCCGAGTGCCGATGGACGATCGACCGGCTCGGCGGCTACACGCGCGGGCGACTCCGCACGCGCGACACGGCGCGACTCGAGGCGCACCTCGACGACTGCGCGCGCTGCACCATCGTGGCCGCCGAGGCCCGCGAGGTCGGCTCGCGGCTCGCCCTCGTGCTGCTGCCGCTGGCGGCCGGCGTCGGCGGTGCCACCGCGTACTCGGCGTGGCTCTCACAGGGCGCGCCGGTCGCGCACGTCGCGCTGGGTGCGGCGGGCCTGCCGCCGGTGCTCGTGGGGCACGTCGCCGCGGGGTCGGGCGCGGGATCCGCGGCCGGTGCCGGGTCCGCCGGCGCCGGTGCCGGTGCGGGCGCGGCATCCACCGGATCGGCCGGCGGCGCATCCGCGGGCGCGGCCACGGCGGCAGCGGCGGGCACGACGGGCGCCAACGGCGTCGCGATCGGCGCCGGCATCGGTGCCGTCGCCCTGGCGGCCGCGGCGGTCACCGCGGCCGTCGTGCTCCCGTCGCTCGCGACCGCCGACCAGGCGCCCGCGGCGATCGTCGCGCAGGCGGAGCCCGACAGCGACGCACCGCCCATCGAGCTGCCCGGCGGACCGGTGCCGCCCACGCCGCTCCCGGCGCCGCCGGGCATCCCCGACGCCCCCGCAACCGGTGACGCCGACGGCGAGGGCACCGATGTCGCCCCGCCCGCCGCCCCGACGTCGCCGTCGGTTCCCGGCCCGACGCCCGCACCGGGTCCGACGCCCACGCCGACCCCCACCCCCACGCCCGAACCCGAGCCCGTCGACGACACGGCAGCGGCACCGGCGTTCACCGCCGACACCGCGGGCGGCCTCGTCGACCCGCTGCTCTCGGGCACCGCCGAGCCGGGCGCGGCCGTCACGGTCACGTCGGGCGACGGACGCACCTGGTCCACGACCGCCGGCGCGTCTGGCACGTGGAGCGTCGTGGCGGACGCGCTCCCGGCCGGCGCCACCGAACTCACAGCCGCGCAGGTGGACGTCGCGGGCAACGCCTCGGCCGCGAGCGACCCCGTCGTGGTCGAGCTGTCGAGCCCCTCGCTGGAGCTGCGACCGAGCGGCCCGATCGTGTGGCACCTGACGTTCGGCGGCGCGGCATCCGCCGACGTCCAGGTGCTCGTCGACGGCGCGCCGGCCGCCACCGTGACGCTCGACGGCAACGGATCCGTCCGGTACATCGGGTTCGGCTTCATCACGGCGGAGAGCCTGGTCGAGGTGCGCTACGCGGTCGACGCCCGCACGGGCCCCGTCTCGACGGCGACGCTCGAGCGCGGCTGA
- the nagA gene encoding N-acetylglucosamine-6-phosphate deacetylase, translating into MSTPSTVIHSARLVTGRDTVADAWVRFEGDRVAARGIGDEWRAALGADTTVTDAAGRTLVPGFIDLHCHGAGGASVEEGEAAIERALAVHTAHGTTRSVLSLVTASVDVLAGHLATIAGVAASDPRVLGAHLEGPFLDHEFRGAHDPELLRTADAASVERLLAASAGMLRQITIAPEHPGAREAIARFVDAGVAVAVGHTGADFGTALAAFEAGASILTHAFNGMRGIHHRAPGPVVAAMHADHVTLEVINDGVHVHPDVVRLAFSGAPGRVALVTDAMAAAGAADGRYVLGSLEVVVDAGVARLVEGGSIAGSTLTQDVALRRAVIDSGIPLHEAVGALTVAPAAAIGRSGDLGRLDAGYAADAVLLTDDLEIEAVWGAGARLA; encoded by the coding sequence GTGAGCACCCCCTCGACGGTCATCCACTCCGCCCGCCTCGTGACCGGCCGCGACACCGTGGCCGACGCGTGGGTGCGGTTCGAGGGCGACCGCGTGGCCGCACGCGGCATCGGCGACGAGTGGCGGGCCGCCCTCGGCGCCGACACGACGGTGACGGATGCCGCGGGCCGCACGCTCGTGCCCGGGTTCATCGACCTGCACTGCCACGGCGCCGGCGGCGCCTCCGTCGAGGAGGGCGAGGCCGCGATCGAGCGGGCGCTCGCCGTCCACACGGCGCACGGCACGACCCGGAGCGTCCTCTCCCTCGTGACGGCGTCCGTCGACGTGCTCGCAGGGCACCTGGCGACGATCGCCGGCGTCGCGGCATCCGACCCGCGCGTCCTCGGCGCGCACCTCGAGGGACCGTTCCTCGACCACGAGTTCCGCGGCGCGCACGACCCCGAGCTGCTGCGCACCGCCGACGCCGCGTCGGTCGAGCGGCTGCTCGCCGCGTCGGCGGGCATGCTGCGCCAGATCACCATCGCGCCCGAGCACCCCGGCGCGCGCGAGGCCATCGCGCGGTTCGTCGACGCGGGCGTCGCCGTGGCCGTCGGGCACACGGGCGCCGACTTCGGCACCGCGCTCGCGGCGTTCGAGGCGGGCGCGTCGATCCTCACGCACGCGTTCAACGGCATGCGCGGCATCCACCACCGGGCTCCCGGTCCCGTCGTGGCCGCGATGCACGCCGACCACGTGACGCTCGAGGTCATCAACGACGGGGTGCACGTGCACCCCGACGTCGTGCGGCTCGCGTTCTCGGGGGCGCCCGGACGCGTCGCGCTCGTCACCGACGCCATGGCGGCGGCCGGCGCGGCCGACGGACGCTACGTGCTCGGCTCGCTCGAGGTCGTCGTCGACGCCGGCGTCGCACGACTCGTCGAGGGCGGGTCGATCGCGGGCTCGACGCTCACGCAGGACGTCGCCCTGCGTCGCGCCGTCATCGACAGCGGCATCCCGCTGCACGAGGCCGTGGGGGCGCTCACCGTCGCGCCGGCCGCGGCGATCGGCCGCTCGGGCGACCTCGGGCGCCTCGACGCCGGCTACGCGGCCGACGCCGTGCTGCTCACCGACGACCTCGAGATCGAGGCGGTCTGGGGCGCGGGCGCGCGGCTCGCCTGA
- a CDS encoding DeoR/GlpR family DNA-binding transcription regulator has translation MNRAERLSAVLDLLAEGGQVEVDQIVERLDVSPATARRDLDALAEQQLLTRTRGGAVAHSVAYDLPIRYKNQQNPEAKAAIARAASALVPRGAVIGLCGGTTATAIADALMSRADIMEPSHEPSLTVVTNAINIAMQLAMRPQIKTVVTGGVVHARSYELVGAYADAVLGSITLDLAFIGVNGVDATVGPTSHDEREAAVNALMASRAAHPVLVADASKIDKRAFAAIGHRRLFPTIITDSGATRDQRQRLADSGYDVIVA, from the coding sequence ATGAACCGCGCCGAACGGCTGAGCGCCGTGCTCGACCTGCTCGCCGAGGGCGGCCAGGTCGAGGTCGACCAGATCGTCGAGCGACTCGACGTATCGCCCGCGACCGCGCGTCGCGACCTCGACGCGCTCGCCGAGCAGCAGCTCCTCACGCGCACGCGCGGCGGAGCGGTCGCGCACTCGGTCGCCTACGACCTGCCCATCCGCTACAAGAACCAGCAGAACCCCGAGGCGAAGGCGGCGATCGCCCGCGCCGCCAGCGCGCTCGTGCCGCGCGGCGCGGTCATCGGACTGTGCGGCGGCACCACGGCCACGGCCATCGCCGACGCGCTCATGTCGCGTGCCGACATCATGGAGCCCTCGCACGAGCCGAGCCTCACGGTCGTGACGAACGCCATCAACATCGCGATGCAGCTCGCCATGCGTCCGCAGATCAAGACCGTGGTCACGGGCGGCGTCGTGCACGCGCGCTCCTACGAGCTCGTCGGCGCGTACGCCGACGCCGTGCTCGGCAGCATCACGCTCGACCTCGCGTTCATCGGCGTGAACGGCGTCGATGCGACGGTCGGCCCGACCTCGCACGACGAGCGCGAAGCCGCGGTGAACGCCCTCATGGCGTCGCGGGCCGCACACCCCGTGCTCGTCGCCGACGCGTCGAAGATCGACAAGCGCGCGTTCGCGGCCATCGGGCACCGGCGGCTGTTCCCGACGATCATCACGGACTCCGGGGCCACCCGCGACCAGCGCCAGCGCCTCGCGGACAGCGGCTACGACGTTATCGTTGCGTAG
- a CDS encoding class II fructose-bisphosphate aldolase — MTLTPTRTLLDEARAANRGIGAFNVVHLETAEALAGAAEDAGLPVILQISENCVRYHGALDPIALATLAIAEASSARVAVHLDHAEEPELALRAIDRGFGSVMYDGAKLDFAENVATTRRVVERADAAGVLVEAELGEIGGKDGAHAPGVRTDPDEAARFVAETGVGALAVAVGSSHAMTERVAAIDLDLIARLAAAVPVPLVLHGSSGVPDETIVRGIRSGLVKVNVSTHLNGGFTGAVRSYLSAHPAAVDSRTYVAAGRAAVRDEAARLLALFASTEHSIEKEPA; from the coding sequence ATGACGCTGACCCCCACCCGCACGCTGCTCGACGAGGCGCGCGCCGCCAACCGCGGCATCGGCGCGTTCAACGTCGTGCACCTCGAGACGGCCGAGGCCCTCGCCGGCGCCGCGGAGGACGCGGGCCTGCCCGTGATCCTGCAGATCTCCGAGAACTGCGTGCGGTACCACGGCGCGCTCGACCCCATCGCGCTCGCGACGCTCGCGATCGCCGAGGCGTCGTCGGCGCGCGTGGCCGTGCACCTCGACCACGCCGAGGAGCCCGAGCTCGCCCTGCGCGCGATCGACCGCGGCTTCGGCTCGGTCATGTACGACGGCGCGAAGCTCGACTTCGCCGAGAACGTCGCGACGACGCGACGGGTCGTCGAGCGGGCGGATGCCGCGGGCGTGCTCGTCGAGGCCGAGCTCGGCGAGATCGGCGGCAAGGACGGCGCCCACGCACCCGGCGTCCGCACCGACCCCGACGAGGCGGCCCGGTTCGTCGCCGAGACGGGCGTCGGCGCGCTCGCGGTCGCCGTGGGCTCGTCGCACGCGATGACCGAGCGCGTCGCCGCGATCGACCTCGACCTCATCGCGCGGCTCGCGGCCGCCGTGCCGGTGCCGCTCGTGCTGCACGGCTCCTCGGGCGTGCCCGACGAGACGATCGTGCGCGGCATCCGCTCCGGGCTCGTGAAGGTCAACGTCTCCACCCACCTGAACGGGGGGTTCACGGGGGCGGTGCGGTCCTACCTCTCGGCGCACCCCGCAGCCGTAGACTCGCGCACGTACGTCGCCGCGGGCCGTGCGGCGGTGCGCGACGAGGCCGCCCGGCTCCTCGCCCTGTTCGCCTCGACCGAGCACTCCATCGAGAAGGAGCCCGCATGA
- a CDS encoding 1-phosphofructokinase family hexose kinase, which translates to MILTVTPNPAVDLTWHVDALEPGATHRVPTGASRAGGKGLNVARVLRATGHDVLAVATAGGATGDELRADLEASGLPHRLVPTRAATRRTVAIVDERVGETSILNEFGAALASGEARALAEAAAELGRDADAVAISGSLPPGFGPDELGALVERLVAAGVPVIVDTSGPGVLAAASTGATALKPNREELAAATGLADPLDGARSLLARGARVVVVSLGAEGLLVVGRDGAPVRARLPRVLHGNATGAGDAVVAAIAVSLADGDDLWSDRGAAADARARLARRATAWSASAVLMPLAGELSPDHAELADEVRITMIDEDAE; encoded by the coding sequence ATGATCCTCACCGTCACGCCGAACCCGGCCGTCGACCTCACCTGGCACGTCGACGCGCTCGAGCCGGGCGCCACCCATCGCGTGCCAACGGGCGCGTCGCGCGCGGGCGGCAAGGGCCTGAACGTGGCGCGCGTGCTGCGCGCGACGGGCCACGACGTGCTGGCGGTCGCGACCGCGGGCGGCGCGACCGGCGACGAGCTGCGCGCCGACCTCGAGGCATCCGGCCTGCCGCACCGGCTCGTCCCGACGCGCGCGGCCACGCGCCGTACCGTCGCCATCGTCGACGAACGCGTGGGCGAGACGTCGATCCTCAACGAGTTCGGCGCCGCCCTCGCATCGGGCGAGGCGCGAGCGCTGGCCGAGGCCGCCGCCGAGCTCGGCCGCGATGCGGACGCCGTGGCGATCAGCGGCAGCCTGCCGCCCGGGTTCGGCCCCGACGAGCTCGGCGCCCTCGTCGAGCGGCTCGTGGCCGCCGGCGTGCCGGTGATCGTGGACACGAGCGGTCCCGGCGTGCTCGCCGCGGCATCCACCGGTGCCACTGCACTGAAGCCGAACCGCGAGGAGCTCGCGGCGGCGACGGGCCTCGCCGACCCGCTCGACGGCGCCCGATCGCTGCTCGCACGCGGCGCCCGCGTCGTGGTGGTGTCGCTCGGCGCCGAGGGGCTGCTCGTCGTCGGCCGCGACGGCGCCCCGGTGCGCGCTCGACTCCCGCGCGTGCTGCACGGCAATGCCACGGGTGCGGGCGATGCCGTCGTCGCGGCGATCGCCGTGTCGCTCGCCGACGGCGACGACCTCTGGTCCGACAGGGGTGCCGCGGCCGACGCCAGGGCGCGGCTCGCCCGCCGCGCGACCGCGTGGTCGGCGAGCGCGGTGCTCATGCCGCTCGCGGGCGAGCTGTCGCCCGACCATGCCGAGCTCGCGGACGAGGTCCGCATCACGATGATCGACGAGGACGCCGAATGA